A stretch of the Cryptosporangium minutisporangium genome encodes the following:
- a CDS encoding MarR family transcriptional regulator — protein sequence MTDERPIGYWVKSVDRLLEEAFALTLTERRIARRHWQVMNLLAADAHSGARIADELAPFLGGEAVSVPEVLADLQRQGWVTDEPYALTQDGQEALRGLRAEVAALRQRATEGLSEDDYLTTVTTLRRMSENLERPPSRGVARLAPL from the coding sequence ATGACCGACGAACGGCCGATCGGGTACTGGGTGAAGAGCGTCGACCGGCTGCTGGAGGAGGCGTTCGCGCTGACGCTGACCGAGCGGCGGATCGCGCGGCGCCATTGGCAGGTGATGAACCTGCTGGCGGCGGATGCGCACTCGGGAGCGAGGATCGCCGACGAGTTGGCGCCCTTCCTCGGAGGCGAGGCGGTCTCCGTTCCCGAGGTGCTCGCAGACCTCCAGCGGCAAGGCTGGGTGACCGACGAACCGTATGCGCTCACCCAGGACGGGCAGGAGGCCCTGCGCGGGCTACGCGCCGAGGTGGCTGCGCTGCGGCAACGGGCGACGGAGGGCCTCTCCGAAGACGACTACCTGACGACGGTGACGACGCTGCGCCGGATGAGCGAGAACCTGGAGCGCCCGCCGTCCCGAGGCGTTGCACGCTTGGCGCCGCTCTGA
- a CDS encoding MarR family winged helix-turn-helix transcriptional regulator has protein sequence MNSEDLEAVERAVVTMRRNMTRRTFARLAGQGEAPATYDVLDVVEAAEDAAEPATVSTVATALQVDQPRASRLVAAAVDAGWLQRVADQADGRRVLLARTEAGRAVSEQIHEFRRTTFAAAMADWSDDERALFARLLTRFVAQLPGTTRPLS, from the coding sequence ATGAACTCCGAAGATCTGGAAGCCGTCGAGCGGGCGGTCGTCACGATGCGTCGCAACATGACGCGGCGGACGTTCGCGCGCCTCGCCGGCCAGGGCGAGGCCCCCGCTACCTACGACGTCCTCGACGTGGTGGAAGCCGCCGAGGACGCCGCCGAGCCCGCCACCGTCTCGACGGTCGCCACCGCACTCCAGGTCGACCAACCGCGCGCCAGCCGTCTCGTCGCCGCCGCGGTCGACGCCGGCTGGCTGCAGCGCGTCGCCGACCAAGCCGACGGGCGCCGCGTGCTGCTGGCCCGCACCGAGGCCGGTCGCGCCGTCTCCGAGCAGATCCACGAGTTCCGCCGGACGACGTTCGCTGCGGCGATGGCGGACTGGTCGGACGACGAGCGGGCCCTCTTCGCCCGCCTACTCACCCGGTTCGTGGCTCAGCTGCCCGGAACCACCAGACCGCTCTCGTAG
- a CDS encoding response regulator transcription factor, which yields MPDESVRVLVVDDEALIRAGFRVLLNASPGLTVVGEAADGATAVRQCRALRPDVVLMDIRMPGMDGLEATRYVAGDESLDARVLIVTTFGEDEHVFAALRAGASGFVLKDTPPEDLVAAIRVVAEGEALLTPRVTTRLVAEFVRRSPTHRSAAEPVGLDGLTEREREVLGQVAAGMSNAEIADQFVVSLNTVKTHVSRLLFKLAARDRAQLVVLAYESGLVVPGS from the coding sequence GTGCCTGACGAGTCGGTGCGGGTTCTCGTGGTCGACGACGAGGCGCTGATCCGCGCCGGGTTCCGAGTGCTGCTGAACGCTTCGCCGGGCTTGACCGTGGTCGGTGAGGCCGCCGACGGAGCGACAGCGGTGCGCCAGTGCCGGGCACTGCGGCCGGACGTCGTGCTGATGGACATCCGAATGCCGGGGATGGACGGTCTCGAGGCCACCCGGTACGTCGCGGGCGATGAGTCGCTCGACGCCCGGGTCTTGATCGTCACGACGTTCGGCGAGGACGAGCACGTCTTCGCCGCCCTACGCGCCGGTGCCAGCGGCTTCGTGCTCAAGGACACCCCGCCGGAGGACCTGGTGGCCGCGATCCGCGTGGTTGCCGAGGGAGAGGCGCTGTTGACGCCCCGGGTCACGACGCGGCTGGTCGCCGAGTTCGTGCGGCGCTCACCGACGCACCGGTCGGCCGCCGAGCCGGTGGGGCTGGACGGGCTCACCGAGCGCGAACGCGAGGTGCTGGGACAGGTCGCGGCGGGCATGTCCAACGCGGAGATCGCCGACCAATTCGTCGTCAGCCTGAACACGGTGAAGACGCACGTCAGCAGGCTGCTGTTCAAGCTGGCGGCACGCGACCGGGCGCAGCTGGTGGTGCTGGCCTACGAGAGCGGTCTGGTGGTTCCGGGCAGCTGA
- a CDS encoding sensor histidine kinase produces MIDVAKRGGRPAPNVVDVCIAAGSFVLFSVPVLAGATPGQGPTAAIVVFGVLVALPLVVRRRAPVAVLATVAAVLVVAALSDVRFTPFVSNGGPALAIAVFTVADRLPVRAALRAGITAIAVVTAAELTAMAIHPGTAQDAIQLVTAVPAGLLGYLFGVRRRLGEQLRAREEQRAREEERRIRAEERLRVSADVHDIVSHTLSMIAVRSGVARVVLDEQPDEARVALGAIEDASRSALDELRAVLHALRDEVRVDAPSLADLPALVETLGLPVTLRVSPHVEVPPLVEEAAYRIVQEALTNVARHAGPVPVTVDVTGLADELRITVVNEAGSDSGTGSGSGFGLAGMQERVALHDGTVEAGPRPDGGFAVVARFPREAARA; encoded by the coding sequence GTGATCGACGTGGCGAAACGCGGGGGCCGACCGGCGCCGAACGTGGTGGACGTCTGCATCGCGGCGGGGTCGTTCGTGCTCTTCTCGGTGCCGGTGCTGGCCGGTGCGACTCCCGGTCAGGGGCCGACCGCGGCGATCGTGGTCTTCGGGGTGCTGGTCGCGTTACCGCTGGTCGTCCGGCGGCGGGCACCCGTCGCCGTGTTGGCGACGGTGGCGGCCGTGCTCGTCGTCGCGGCGCTCAGCGACGTCCGCTTCACGCCGTTCGTCAGCAACGGCGGGCCAGCGTTGGCGATCGCCGTCTTCACGGTGGCCGACCGCCTCCCCGTTCGGGCCGCGCTCCGGGCCGGGATCACGGCCATCGCGGTGGTGACCGCCGCGGAGCTGACCGCGATGGCCATCCACCCCGGGACTGCGCAGGACGCGATCCAACTGGTCACCGCGGTCCCCGCCGGGCTGCTCGGGTACCTGTTCGGAGTGCGGCGCCGGTTGGGCGAGCAGCTCCGCGCCCGGGAGGAGCAGCGGGCACGCGAGGAGGAGCGTCGGATCCGGGCGGAGGAGCGCCTGCGCGTCTCCGCCGACGTGCACGACATCGTGTCGCACACGCTGAGCATGATCGCCGTGCGCTCCGGCGTCGCGCGGGTGGTGCTCGACGAACAGCCGGACGAGGCACGGGTCGCGCTCGGCGCCATCGAGGACGCGAGCCGATCGGCGTTGGACGAGTTGCGGGCCGTGCTGCACGCGCTGCGCGACGAGGTCCGCGTCGACGCACCGTCGCTCGCCGACCTGCCCGCGCTGGTGGAGACACTCGGCTTGCCCGTCACCCTCCGCGTCTCACCGCACGTCGAGGTACCACCGCTGGTGGAGGAGGCCGCCTACCGCATCGTCCAGGAGGCGCTGACGAACGTCGCCAGGCATGCGGGGCCGGTACCGGTGACCGTCGACGTGACCGGGCTGGCGGACGAGCTCCGCATCACGGTCGTGAACGAGGCGGGCTCCGACTCGGGGACGGGTTCGGGCTCCGGCTTCGGCCTGGCCGGTATGCAGGAACGGGTCGCGCTGCACGACGGCACGGTCGAGGCCGGCCCGCGCCCGGACGGTGGGTTCGCCGTGGTGGCTCGGTTCCCGAGGGAGGCGGCCCGTGCCTGA
- a CDS encoding DUF3037 domain-containing protein: protein MNEGRETTRHVFEYAVLRVVPRVERGEAINAGVLLYCRPLSYLGSRVHLDVDRLRALDPAADPEAIGRALGAAAQTCSAGATGPAGEEEIGRRFRWLTAPRSTVIQPGPVHTGLTSDPDADAERLLRVLVLPVS from the coding sequence ATGAACGAGGGCAGGGAGACGACCCGGCACGTCTTCGAGTATGCGGTCCTCCGGGTCGTGCCGCGGGTCGAGCGCGGCGAGGCGATCAACGCCGGCGTCCTGCTCTACTGCCGGCCACTGAGCTACCTCGGGTCCCGCGTCCACCTCGACGTCGACCGGCTTCGGGCGCTCGACCCGGCGGCGGATCCGGAGGCGATCGGTCGGGCGCTGGGGGCCGCCGCGCAGACGTGCTCAGCGGGGGCGACCGGGCCGGCGGGCGAGGAGGAGATCGGCCGGCGGTTCCGCTGGCTGACCGCACCACGGAGCACGGTGATCCAGCCGGGCCCGGTCCACACCGGGCTGACCAGCGACCCGGACGCGGACGCCGAACGGCTGCTACGCGTGCTCGTGCTCCCGGTCAGCTGA
- a CDS encoding HipA family kinase, with amino-acid sequence MLPHVTAVRYVTPLREGGSLPGLMEADDLGTYVVKFVGAGQGRKTLVAEVVSGTLARTLGLPVPDLVTVDVDPALAGGEPDQEVQDLLRASAGLNLGMDYLPRALDFDATVFGVDPALAGRVLWFDALVGNVDRSWRNPNMLYWHGNLHLIDHGATLTFHHNWPGAAKSADRPFDATQHALIACAPAGGEPAAIDAADTELAPRVTDAVLAAAVAEVPDVWLADEPGFDSVDHVRRAYVDRLRARLDARSSWVPPLRETAATARGSRRSVQSNRPAWLESSK; translated from the coding sequence GTGCTGCCCCATGTCACCGCCGTCCGATATGTGACGCCGCTCCGCGAGGGTGGCTCGCTCCCCGGCCTGATGGAGGCCGACGACCTCGGGACGTACGTCGTCAAGTTCGTCGGCGCCGGTCAGGGTCGTAAGACGCTCGTCGCCGAGGTCGTCAGCGGAACCTTGGCGCGGACGCTCGGCCTGCCGGTGCCCGACCTGGTCACGGTCGACGTCGACCCGGCACTGGCCGGCGGCGAGCCCGACCAGGAGGTCCAGGACCTGCTGCGGGCGAGCGCAGGCCTGAACCTGGGCATGGACTACCTACCGCGAGCCCTCGACTTCGACGCGACCGTGTTCGGTGTCGACCCGGCGCTCGCCGGCCGGGTGCTCTGGTTCGACGCCCTGGTCGGCAACGTGGACCGGTCGTGGCGGAACCCGAACATGCTCTACTGGCACGGCAACCTCCACCTGATCGACCACGGGGCGACGCTGACCTTCCACCACAACTGGCCCGGTGCGGCGAAATCCGCCGACCGGCCGTTCGACGCCACCCAGCACGCGTTGATCGCCTGCGCACCGGCCGGCGGCGAACCGGCCGCGATCGACGCCGCCGACACGGAGCTGGCACCCCGGGTCACCGACGCCGTACTCGCCGCCGCAGTGGCGGAGGTCCCGGACGTCTGGCTCGCCGACGAGCCCGGCTTCGACTCGGTGGACCACGTCCGCCGCGCGTACGTGGACCGGCTGCGGGCCCGGCTGGACGCCCGCTCGTCCTGGGTGCCGCCGCTGCGGGAGACGGCCGCGACCGCGCGGGGCAGCCGCCGCAGCGTGCAGTCGAACCGCCCGGCGTGGCTCGAGAGCAGCAAATGA
- a CDS encoding metallophosphoesterase → MTLLAHVSDLHLDGGERATRRAESVFDYLDALRRPVDAILVTGDIADHGAPSEYEEAAKLFAGRDHLFHCPGNHDRRPAYRAVLLGDHSGSDGPINRLHRLDAGPAFLLCDSTIPGRADGVLTDETLDWIRATLTALPDDVPAFVAFHHPPVTLHQPYIDDIRLASAERLADLLADHPQVVAVLTGHAHTAAASTFAGRPLLVAPGVVSTLLLPWESERVVDHDLPPGLAFHVLDEDQRLTTHYRVVSA, encoded by the coding sequence ATGACTTTGCTCGCGCACGTCAGCGACTTGCACCTGGACGGTGGGGAGCGGGCCACTCGCCGCGCCGAGAGCGTCTTCGACTACCTCGACGCACTCCGGCGCCCCGTGGACGCGATCCTGGTCACCGGGGACATCGCCGACCACGGTGCTCCGAGCGAATACGAGGAGGCCGCGAAACTCTTCGCCGGGCGGGATCACCTCTTTCACTGCCCGGGCAACCACGACCGGCGTCCGGCGTACCGAGCGGTGCTGCTCGGTGACCACAGCGGATCGGACGGCCCGATCAACCGCCTGCACCGGCTGGACGCCGGCCCCGCGTTCCTGCTCTGCGACTCGACGATCCCCGGCCGGGCCGACGGGGTACTCACCGACGAAACACTCGACTGGATCCGCGCCACACTCACCGCGCTGCCCGACGACGTCCCCGCATTCGTCGCGTTCCATCACCCGCCGGTCACCCTGCACCAGCCGTACATCGACGACATTCGGCTGGCCTCCGCCGAGCGGCTCGCCGATCTCCTCGCGGACCATCCCCAGGTCGTCGCCGTGCTCACCGGCCACGCACACACCGCGGCCGCCTCCACGTTCGCAGGACGTCCGCTGCTGGTCGCGCCCGGCGTGGTCTCGACGCTGCTCCTGCCCTGGGAGAGCGAACGGGTCGTCGACCACGACCTGCCGCCCGGCCTGGCGTTCCACGTCCTCGACGAGGATCAGCGGCTGACCACGCATTATCGCGTCGTCAGCGCGTAG
- a CDS encoding DUF6510 family protein produces the protein MDIPEEDYAYVDGNAAAGPLQELLAVEPTTVRGQCTACGRMSMLADTRVYLGGPGLVMRCRGCGATLMSLVSTPGATRLDVSGITCLSFAIDD, from the coding sequence GTGGACATCCCGGAAGAGGATTACGCCTACGTCGACGGCAACGCCGCCGCAGGTCCGCTGCAGGAGCTCCTCGCGGTCGAGCCGACCACCGTGCGCGGCCAGTGCACGGCGTGCGGGCGGATGTCGATGCTCGCCGACACCCGGGTCTACCTGGGCGGTCCCGGCCTGGTGATGCGCTGTCGCGGGTGCGGCGCCACGTTGATGAGCCTGGTGAGCACCCCCGGCGCCACGCGGCTCGACGTCAGCGGCATCACCTGCCTGTCCTTCGCGATCGACGACTGA
- a CDS encoding AbrB family transcriptional regulator, which translates to MAWFLIAAAVALVAFGFTALGLPSATLFAALLVGVLVSIRKTDQPPYKLPLIATRLGQACIGVLIGALVQPSAIGALASDWLVVLAATLATLVLSLLVGVLLGLHRDLDPVTGSFALVAGGASGLTAISHELGADQRVVEVVQYLRVLVIVVAMPAVATALPGGGGTGTAPTGGDAPLVVDLLVTAGCAVVGLPLARYLPKVPAVALLGPMLISAVLTATGVSQGATVPAAIEQVAYALIGLQVGLSFTRESLRSVRRVLPLALGLVVALIVATAAVGIPLLRLAGASPLDAYLATTPGGLYAVLATATSTGADTTLVLTVQVLRVIVMLLLAPAIAVLLSRRRALPRPAEDTDPDSVP; encoded by the coding sequence ATGGCCTGGTTCCTGATCGCCGCTGCGGTCGCGCTCGTTGCGTTCGGGTTCACCGCCCTCGGGCTCCCGTCCGCGACGCTCTTCGCCGCTCTTTTGGTCGGCGTGCTGGTCTCGATCCGGAAGACGGACCAACCGCCCTACAAGCTGCCGCTGATCGCGACCCGCCTCGGCCAGGCCTGCATCGGCGTCCTGATCGGGGCGCTGGTTCAACCGAGCGCGATCGGAGCACTGGCCAGCGACTGGCTGGTCGTCCTCGCCGCCACCCTCGCGACGCTCGTACTCAGCCTGCTCGTCGGCGTCCTACTCGGCCTGCACCGCGACCTCGACCCGGTTACCGGCTCGTTCGCCCTGGTTGCCGGCGGCGCGTCCGGCCTCACGGCGATCAGCCACGAACTCGGAGCCGACCAGCGCGTCGTCGAGGTGGTCCAGTACCTGCGGGTGTTGGTGATCGTGGTCGCGATGCCAGCGGTGGCCACCGCGCTCCCCGGCGGTGGCGGCACCGGAACCGCGCCCACCGGCGGGGACGCTCCGCTCGTCGTCGACCTGTTGGTGACCGCCGGGTGTGCCGTTGTCGGGCTCCCACTCGCCAGGTACCTGCCGAAGGTTCCGGCCGTGGCGCTGCTCGGTCCGATGCTGATCTCGGCGGTCCTGACCGCCACCGGCGTCTCGCAGGGTGCCACCGTGCCGGCGGCGATCGAGCAGGTCGCGTACGCGCTCATCGGTTTGCAGGTCGGGCTCTCGTTCACCCGCGAGAGCCTGCGCTCGGTGCGACGCGTGCTTCCGCTCGCGCTCGGCCTGGTCGTTGCGCTCATCGTCGCGACCGCCGCGGTCGGTATCCCGCTGCTGCGCCTGGCCGGCGCCTCACCGCTCGACGCCTACCTCGCCACCACGCCGGGTGGCCTCTACGCCGTCCTCGCCACGGCCACCAGCACCGGAGCCGACACCACGCTGGTCCTCACCGTTCAAGTGCTGCGGGTGATCGTGATGCTGTTGCTGGCTCCGGCGATCGCCGTGCTGCTGAGCCGGCGTCGGGCGCTACCCAGGCCGGCCGAGGACACGGACCCGGATTCAGTCCCGTGA
- a CDS encoding class I SAM-dependent methyltransferase has translation MTEPHVVRAAYDSIAVDYAEHFGDELVGSPLDRAFLTAFAELVRTDPSPAPTARLVADVGCGPGLRTAFLHDLGLSTIGIDLSPQMITVARQRHPELSFEVGSMLDLPLDTASVHGLAAMYSLIHIPDEHLPVAIAEFARVLVPGGHALVIFQTDAETRHLAEAFGKPLGLDYLRHPVERIAGLLHAHGLPVHTRMRREPDETMTAPYAYLLARKTSEA, from the coding sequence GTGACCGAGCCCCATGTGGTCCGCGCCGCCTACGACTCGATCGCCGTCGACTACGCCGAACACTTCGGCGACGAGCTCGTCGGCAGTCCGCTCGATCGGGCGTTCCTGACCGCGTTCGCCGAGTTGGTCCGCACCGACCCATCGCCCGCTCCGACCGCGAGGCTGGTGGCGGACGTCGGCTGCGGGCCGGGCTTGCGAACCGCTTTCCTCCACGACCTCGGCCTCAGCACCATCGGCATCGACCTGTCGCCGCAGATGATCACGGTCGCCCGACAGCGCCACCCCGAGCTGTCGTTCGAGGTCGGCTCCATGCTCGACCTCCCGCTGGACACGGCGTCCGTGCACGGGCTCGCCGCGATGTACTCGCTCATCCACATCCCGGACGAGCACCTTCCCGTCGCCATCGCCGAGTTCGCCCGGGTTCTGGTCCCCGGCGGGCACGCGCTGGTGATCTTCCAGACCGACGCCGAGACACGGCACCTCGCCGAGGCGTTCGGCAAGCCGCTCGGCCTGGACTACCTCCGGCACCCCGTCGAGCGCATCGCGGGCCTGCTGCACGCCCACGGCCTGCCCGTCCATACCCGCATGCGGCGCGAGCCCGACGAGACGATGACCGCCCCGTACGCGTACCTGCTCGCCCGAAAGACCTCGGAAGCCTAG
- a CDS encoding nucleotidyltransferase domain-containing protein — MDSAVRQYLDDLIVAARSVLGENLVGAYAAGSLALDAYQPGRSDIDVALVVEDAVPTARKRALVTALRHENLACPARGLELVVYRSAAVRSGTVEPGFEVELNTGARMEFRETYDPDERPAADGRFWYALDRSILHQSGRALLGPPADEMFADLAPADLRFLLIEALSWWLALPTPDGDAPAPGAEDAVLGACRSLAKHRHGRWLAKTDAGRRIASTGPASTGPASADPASPGRAWPGAASGVIERSIAARAGGTPPSGPEARAFQRWVIDEIRRGHPGSAG; from the coding sequence ATGGACAGTGCGGTCCGGCAGTACCTCGACGACCTGATCGTGGCGGCGCGGAGCGTTCTCGGTGAGAACCTGGTCGGTGCCTACGCGGCCGGATCGCTGGCGCTGGACGCTTACCAACCGGGTCGCAGCGACATCGACGTGGCGTTGGTCGTCGAGGACGCAGTGCCGACGGCGCGGAAACGAGCGCTGGTCACCGCACTCCGGCACGAGAACCTCGCCTGCCCGGCGAGGGGCCTCGAACTGGTCGTCTACCGGAGTGCGGCGGTGCGATCGGGGACGGTGGAACCTGGCTTCGAGGTCGAGTTGAACACCGGCGCTCGGATGGAGTTCCGCGAGACCTACGACCCGGACGAGCGGCCGGCTGCGGACGGCCGGTTCTGGTACGCCCTCGATCGGAGCATCCTGCACCAGTCCGGACGGGCGCTCCTCGGCCCGCCCGCCGACGAGATGTTCGCCGACCTCGCGCCGGCCGACCTGCGATTCCTGCTCATCGAGGCGCTGAGCTGGTGGCTAGCGCTCCCGACCCCGGACGGCGACGCCCCGGCTCCCGGCGCCGAGGACGCCGTCCTCGGTGCGTGTCGCTCCCTCGCGAAACACCGGCACGGCCGTTGGCTCGCGAAGACCGACGCCGGCCGGCGGATCGCGTCCACCGGCCCGGCGTCCACTGGCCCGGCATCGGCCGACCCGGCGTCACCCGGCCGGGCGTGGCCCGGCGCTGCGTCCGGTGTGATCGAACGGTCGATCGCGGCCCGCGCCGGGGGAACTCCTCCATCCGGGCCGGAGGCCCGGGCGTTCCAACGGTGGGTCATCGACGAAATTCGTCGAGGACATCCAGGTAGTGCTGGTTGA
- a CDS encoding VOC family protein produces MLRGLTTVVHFVDDVEAAAAWYSELFGVEPYFVRPLDGPPAYLEFRIGDYKHEFGLLDRRYAPPTAAGAGSVTYWAVDDIEAAYQRLLDLGATEHEKPTERGPGYVTASVVDPFGNVLGVMFNQHYLDVLDEFRR; encoded by the coding sequence ATGTTGCGAGGACTCACCACCGTCGTTCACTTCGTCGACGACGTCGAGGCGGCTGCCGCCTGGTACAGCGAGCTGTTCGGCGTCGAGCCGTACTTCGTCCGGCCGCTCGACGGGCCGCCGGCGTACCTGGAATTCCGAATCGGCGACTACAAGCACGAGTTCGGTCTGCTCGACCGTCGCTACGCACCGCCGACGGCAGCCGGCGCGGGCTCGGTGACCTACTGGGCCGTGGACGACATCGAGGCGGCCTACCAGCGGCTGCTGGACCTGGGCGCGACCGAGCACGAGAAGCCGACCGAGCGCGGCCCCGGCTACGTGACGGCGTCGGTCGTCGACCCGTTCGGCAACGTGTTGGGCGTCATGTTCAACCAGCACTACCTGGATGTCCTCGACGAATTTCGTCGATGA
- a CDS encoding helix-turn-helix transcriptional regulator: MRADRLVATLLLLQSRGRVTAADLATELEISVATARRDLEALSAAGIPVYPQPGRGGGWQLVGGARTDLSGLSATEAQALFLLVGPAAAVSNEAKTALRKLVQALPRTFRADAEAAADATMIDSTRWSERERRRPERVQLLQTAVVRRRKVRLVYTSGTRERSERLVDPWGLVDKDEVWYLIAGTDKGRRTFRVDRIVEAEPTDEPSTRPDDFALAEAWDEVVGEVEQRRSRTWATVLIETRFVPILQGHFGRHCHVDAELDDGRSRVRLAAPTPLDIARNLAGWGSQVEVLDPPPVRAQLARIGAELADLYRDK; this comes from the coding sequence ATGCGCGCTGACCGTCTCGTCGCCACCCTGTTGCTCCTCCAATCGCGGGGACGGGTGACCGCCGCGGACCTCGCCACGGAGCTCGAGATCTCGGTCGCCACCGCTCGCCGCGACCTGGAAGCGCTGTCGGCCGCCGGGATCCCGGTCTATCCGCAGCCCGGACGCGGCGGCGGGTGGCAGCTGGTCGGCGGCGCACGCACCGACCTGAGCGGTCTGTCGGCGACCGAGGCGCAGGCGCTGTTCCTGCTGGTGGGCCCTGCTGCGGCGGTGTCGAACGAGGCGAAAACCGCCCTGCGCAAACTCGTCCAAGCACTTCCCCGCACCTTCCGGGCGGATGCCGAGGCAGCGGCCGACGCCACGATGATCGACTCGACCCGCTGGAGCGAGCGCGAGCGACGCCGGCCCGAACGGGTGCAGCTGCTGCAGACCGCGGTCGTGCGCCGGCGCAAGGTTCGCCTCGTCTACACGAGCGGTACCCGCGAACGCTCCGAGCGGCTCGTCGACCCCTGGGGCCTCGTCGACAAGGACGAGGTCTGGTACCTGATCGCGGGCACCGACAAGGGCCGTCGCACGTTCCGCGTCGACCGGATCGTCGAGGCGGAACCGACCGATGAGCCGAGCACCCGACCGGACGACTTCGCGCTGGCCGAAGCATGGGACGAGGTGGTCGGCGAGGTCGAGCAGCGGCGCTCGCGTACCTGGGCGACCGTCTTGATCGAAACCCGCTTCGTGCCGATCCTGCAGGGTCACTTCGGACGGCACTGCCACGTCGACGCCGAACTGGACGACGGACGCTCGCGAGTCCGTCTCGCCGCCCCGACACCGCTCGACATCGCCCGCAACCTCGCCGGCTGGGGAAGTCAGGTGGAGGTACTCGACCCGCCGCCGGTCCGGGCTCAGCTGGCCCGGATCGGCGCGGAGCTGGCCGACCTCTACCGGGACAAGTGA
- a CDS encoding SRPBCC family protein, giving the protein MARSYYSTVFEHDAAAVWAVARDFNGLATWWPAAVSESHIEDGKAADQVGAVRAFRLGESTIRERLLALSDLDRSYSYEFCDPAPFPVVDYVATLRVTPVSDGRSFVEYSVVFDCVGAERGHWTSFFAAEVFEPALGALKDHLSR; this is encoded by the coding sequence ATGGCCCGGTCGTACTACAGCACGGTGTTCGAGCACGACGCCGCCGCGGTCTGGGCCGTGGCCCGGGACTTCAACGGTCTGGCCACCTGGTGGCCGGCTGCGGTGAGCGAGAGCCACATCGAGGACGGCAAAGCAGCGGACCAGGTGGGCGCGGTGCGCGCCTTCCGGCTCGGTGAGTCCACGATCCGGGAGCGGCTGCTAGCACTGTCCGACCTGGACCGCTCCTACAGCTACGAGTTCTGCGACCCAGCGCCGTTCCCGGTCGTCGACTACGTCGCGACGCTGCGGGTGACGCCGGTGTCGGACGGTCGCTCGTTCGTGGAGTACAGCGTCGTCTTCGACTGCGTCGGGGCCGAGCGCGGCCACTGGACGTCGTTCTTCGCCGCGGAGGTGTTCGAGCCGGCGCTCGGGGCGCTGAAGGATCACTTGTCCCGGTAG